The Humulus lupulus chromosome 3, drHumLupu1.1, whole genome shotgun sequence genome window below encodes:
- the LOC133825815 gene encoding uncharacterized protein LOC133825815 → MSCLWRGCDPPRGPSDIPADCERAPPSKRGHHKGLNTREKREQLGRPLPLEWDVRGRTYKEIGEYSSNFSRELGLLVRQYTDPDCPQWSKVPNASKERILAHLEDDLFDIGRTRYGEGHMPGILRGIDTSCAKKYSDWKYDIKEHLMINGPQNRYGGCTDTQ, encoded by the exons atgtcctgtttgtggagaggat gcgatcctccacgtggaccgtcagatatcccagctgattgtgaacgag cgcctccaagtAAACGTGGACACCATAAgggattgaacacgcgggaaaagagggaacagttggggcgtcctctccctctcgagtgggatgtgcgggggagaacatataaagagatcggagagtacagctcaaatttctcaagagagctcggattacttgttcgacaatacacagatccggactgtcctcaatggtcaaaagtaccaaatgcctcgaaagaaagaatacttgcacatttggaa gatgatttgtttgatattgggcgtactagatatggagaagggcatatgcctgggatcttgagaggcattgatacttcgtgtgctaaaaagtattctgactggaagtacgatattaaagagcatttaatgattaatgggccacaaaatcgttatggtggttgcacggatacgcagtAG
- the LOC133825813 gene encoding receptor-like protein 6, which translates to MMGSSMPCCIFSSFLYNLINILVFLNLLLCFSFSQPSCHDDERTSLLRFKESFIISKSASRRNTSSYPKVSSWTHEAETRNCCLWDGVECDEKTGHVIELDLSSSFLYGTIDSNSTLFNLLHLRRLNLTDNHFNYSQIPTAVKRLSMLTSLWLFDSVISGQIPSEVSELSKLSSLYLCGNVDPFSLENLLELKNPNLESFISNLTSLMELCLSEVSISSTLPKSLVNLTSLTRLYLRDCELKGEFPVDIFQLPKLQDLSLRYNKDLSGRLSAVLNESSLKTLGLSGTRFSGELPFEKLASLSRLEVRRCNFSGVIPSSIGKLKQLTFLDLSHNNFSGQISSYLSNLTQLNLLYLQFNHFSGPFPMPIFSKLVNLKLLSIAYNNWISTVGFDMFKGLKNLNVISLSDLNLSLPRIYENFPQLIELDLMYCNLRKFPEFLRHQKRMESLNLEGNHIGGGIPEWFLNINRETLRILSLSTNSLTGELSPTTCKLSSLIKLDLSHNKLRGKLPNCFGKFSKSLSVLSLTVNSFSGNIPNFTKRNQLKLIDLSYNLFEGKLSHSLTNCKMLGQLNVESNKLNDVFPYWLGTLPELIILNLRANQFHGVIREPQTILHFPKLRIIDISDNNFIGKLPLKYIQSWNAMTSTSVENFGYLKSLSINFSAYFDYMGKPVFYFPAYIDYMGKPVFYFHTILSIKGMYRQFDGIQNIIAVINFSNNKFNGEILEVIGNLKGLYVLDLSKNYLNGSIPSSLRNLAKLESLDLSQNELSGQIPSELVQLFFLQYFNVSYNHLSGSIPQQNQLTTFGSSSFEGNLGLCGIPLPNLCGNSEALKPPLIEDEQQEESSSLFQFGWQVVVIGYGCGFLVGLFIEKIVIPRNAYWFV; encoded by the coding sequence atgatggGATCATCAATGCCTTGCTGCATTTTCTCAAGCTTTCTTTATAATCTCATAAATATCCTTGTCTTTCTGAATTTACTGTTGTGTTTCTCTTTCTCGCAGCCATCTTGCCATGATGACGAAAGGACTTCTTTGTTGCGGTTTAAAGAAAGCTTCATTATCAGCAAGTCTGCTTCTCGTCGTAATACTTCTTCATATCCAAAGGTTTCCTCATGGACACACGAAGCTGAGACAAGAAATTGCTGCTTGTGGGATGGTGTTGAGTGTGATGAGAAGACGGGCCATGTGATCGAACTTGATCTCAGTAGTAGCTTTCTCTATGGCACCATCGACTCAAACAGCACCCTCTTCAACTTGCTTCACCTACGGAGGCTCAATCTTACAGACAACCATTTCAATTACTCTCAAATACCCACTGCTGTCAAGCGACTTTCTATGCTCACCAGTCTCTGGCTATTTGACTCTGTCATCTCTGGTCAAATTCCCTCAGAAGTTTCGGAACTTTCCAAATTGTCTTCTCTTTATTTGTGCGGTAATGTTGATCCATTCTCATTAGAAAATCTATTGGAACTGAAGAATCCCAATTTGGAGAGCTTTATTTCAAACTTGACAAGCCTTATGGAGCTTTGTCTCAGTGAAGTTTCCATATCGTCGACACTGCCTAAGTCGTTGGTGAATTTAACTTCTTTGACACGCCTATACTTGAGGGATTGTGAACTGAAAGGTGAATTTCCAGTCGATATTTTTCAACTGCCAAAATTACAAGATCTCAGTTTGCGGTATAATAAAGATCTTAGTGGAAGATTGTCGGCGGTACTTAACGAGAGTTCTCTTAAAACATTGGGGTTGTCAGGCACTCGCTTTTCTGGTGAACTACCTTTTGAGAAACTTGCTTCTTTGAGTAGGTTGGAAGTTAGGCGATGCAACTTTTCAGGAGTGATTCCAAGTTCCATAGGTAAGCTGAAGCAGCTCACTTTTCTAGACCTTTCTCACAATAATTTTTCTGGACAAATCTCTTCTTATTTGTCAAACCTCACCCAACTCAACCTTTTATACCTTCAATTTAATCATTTTAGTGGCCCATTTCCTATGCCAATATTCTCGAAACTCGTGAACTTGAAATTGCTTTCCATAGCTTATAATAATTGGATAAGCACGGTAGGTTTTGACATGTTCAAAGGCCTCAAAAACCTCAATGTCATTTCGCTATCAGATctcaatctctcactacctcgtATATATGAAAATTTTCCACAATTGATAGAGCTAGATTTGATGTATTGCAATTTAAGAAAGTTTCCTGAATTTCTTAGGCATCAAAAAAGAATGGAGTCATTAAATCTTGAAGGTAACCATATTGGTGGTGGGATACCAGAATGGTTTCTAAATATAAACAGAGAAACATTGAGAATTTTATCTCTTTCTACAAACTCCCTAACAGGGGAACTTTCACCTACAACTTGCAAACTTAGTTCTCTTATCAAGCTTGACTTGTCCCATAATAAGCTGAGGGGTAAACTTCCCAATTGTTTCGGTAAGTTTAGCAAGTCATTATCTGTATTAAGTCTCACAGTTAACTCTTTTTCTGGCAACATTCCCAACTTTACAAAGCGAAACCAACTGAAGCTTATTGATTTAAGTTATAACCTCTTTGAAGGGAAGTTATCGCATTCACTTACAAATTGTAAGATGCTTGGACAGCTCAATGTCGAAAGCAATAAGCTCAATGATGTGTTCCCTTATTGGTTAGGGACTCTTCCAGAGCTGATAATTCTAAACCTGCGAGCTAATCAATTCCATGGAGTTATAAGGGAGCCTCAAACAATACTTCATTTCCCTAAGTTACGTATAATCGATATATCTGATAATAACTTCATTGGTAAATTGCCGCTCAAATACATCCAGAGTTGGAATGCCATGACCAGTACAAGTGTTGAAAACTTTGGTTATTTGAAATCACTATCCATCAATTTCTCAGCATACTTTGACTACATGGGTAAGCCAGTTTTTTATTTCCCAGCATACATTGACTACATGGGTAAGCCAGTTTTTTATTTCCACACTATACTATCAATAAAAGGCATGTATAGGCAGTTTGATGGGATCCAAAATATTATTGCAGTCATAAACTTCTCCAACAATAAGTTTAATGGAGAAATTCTTGAAGTCATTGGAAACCTAAAAGGATTGTATGTTCTTGATTTATCCAAAAACTATCTCAATGGTAGCATACCCTCTTCACTGAGAAATCTAGCCAAGCTTGAATCCTTAGACCTTTCTCAAAATGAGCTTTCGGGGCAAATCCCTTCTGAACTAGTCCaactcttttttcttcaatatttCAATGTTTCATACAACCACCTCTCAGGGTCTATACCACAACAAAACCAATTAACTACCTTTGGGAGTAGTTCCTTTGAAGGAAACTTGGGATTATGTGGCATTCCATTGCCAAACTTGTGTGGAAACTCTGAAGCATTGAAACCACCACTGATTGAAGATGAACAGCAAGAAGAGTCGAGTTCTCTTTTTCAATTTGGTTGGCAAGTTGTGGTGATAGGATATGGATGTGGATTTTTAGTTGGATTATTCATAGAGAAAATTGTCATCCCTCGAAATGCATACTGGTTTGTGTAA